The following coding sequences lie in one Gadus macrocephalus chromosome 1, ASM3116895v1 genomic window:
- the nsfl1c gene encoding NSFL1 cofactor p47: MFPRSSRTGYTQHRSKMSSQEDSVREFIDITDVDGERARFFLESAGWDLQLALASFFEDGAEDDIVTLPQPESASSVSRSAGPSVQPRVTSLRDLMNEADDDSDEEEGERFFAGGSERSGQQIVGPPKKKSSNEVVEDLFKGAKEHGAVPLDRGGPGESSRPKAFVGGGYRLGAGPEEASAYVAGERRAANSQQDVHVVLKLWKSGFSLDEGDLRNYSDPGNSLFLESIRRGEIPLELRQRARGGQVNLDMEDHRDEDFARPKIAFRAFGGEGYKLGSATPDLVVPAASQTDQVASEAQASASVSLDAAQPVTSIQIRLADGGRLVHKFNHTHRVSDVRQFLVAARPAMAAREFVLMTTFPNRELTDETLTLQDANLLNAVIVQRLQ, encoded by the exons ATGTTCCCCAGGAGCAGCCGGACCGGTTACACACAGCACAGATCCAAGATGTCGAGCCAGGAGGACTCTGTTAGGGAGTTCATCGACATCACAGATGTGGACGGGGAGAGAGCCCGCTTCTTCCTGGAGTCCGCCGGGTGGGACCTACAG CTGGCCCTGGCGAGTTTCTTCGAGGACGGAGCAGAGGATGACATCGTCACACTTCCTCAGCCGGAGAGCGCCTCCTCCGTGTCCCGCTCGGCAGGTCCCAG TGTCCAGCCCAGAGTGACGTCCCTCAGGGACCTGATGAACGAGGCCGACGACGAcagcgacgaggaggagggagagag gttctTCGCGGGGGGCTCTGAGCGCAGCGGGCAGCAGATCGTGGGACCGCCCAAGAAGAAGAGCTCCAACGAGGTGGTGGAGGACCTGTTCAAGGGAGCCAAGGAGCACGGGGCGGTGCCCCTGGACCGGGGCGGCCCCGGGGAGTCCAGCAGACCCAAG GCGTTTGTGGGCGGCGGCTACAggttgggggcggggccagaggaGGCGTCGGCCTACGTGGCCGGAGAGAGGAGGGCAGCCAACAGCCAGCAGGAT gTGCACGTGGTGCTGAAGCTGTGGAAGTCAGGCTTCAGCCTGGACGAGGGCGACCTGAGGAACTACAGCGACCCGGGGAACTCCCTGTTCCTGGAGTCCATCCGCAGGGG GGAGATCCCTCTGGAGCTGCGTCAGAGGGCCCGGGGGGGGCAGGTGAACCTGGACATGGAGGACCACCGGGACGAGGACTTCGCCAGACCCAAGATAGCCTTCAGGGCCTTCGGAGGGGAGGGGTACAAGCTCGGCAG CGCCACCCCTGACCTGGTGGTCCCGGCGGCCTCCCAGACGGACCAGGTGGCCAGCGAGGCCCAGGCCAGCGCCTCCGTCAGCCTGGACGCCGCCCAGCCCGTCACCAGCATTCAGATCCGGCTGGCGGACGGAGGACGCCTGGTGCACAAGTTCAACCACACCCACAG GGTGTCCGACGTGCGGCAGTTCCTGGTGGCGGCGAGGCCGGCCATGGCGGCCCGCGAGTTCGTCCTGATGACCACGTTCCCCAACAGGGAGCTGACGGACGAGACCCTGACCCTGCAGGACGCCAACCTGCTGAACGCCGTCATCGTCCAGCGGCTAcagtga